From Columba livia isolate bColLiv1 breed racing homer chromosome 5, bColLiv1.pat.W.v2, whole genome shotgun sequence, one genomic window encodes:
- the TMEM80 gene encoding transmembrane protein 80 isoform X1: protein MAVVRRGKGRTSSVLSSLPLQILFYVNGIYYIFYFLVTLAMIVYKSQVFSYPDDFLARDLALLFIMAILEALRLYLGCKGNLTEEEAPLGLSLAVSVGSVVFSVYFLVWQTYVLKADVILNSVLLCAYGFESVLKVSAIAAFVS, encoded by the exons ATGGCGGTCGTGAGGCGAG ggAAAGGAAGAACTTCATCAGTT CTCTCATCTCTTCCTTTACAGATTCTATTTTAtgtaaatggcatctattacatCTTTTACTTCTTGGTGACTCTTGCAATGATTGTTTATAAAA GTCAAGTTTTCAGTTATCCAGATGACTTCTTGGCTCGTGATCTAGCCCTGCTTTTCATTATGGCCATTCTTGAAGCGCTCCGGTTATACTTGG GCTGCAAGGGTAACCTGACAGAAGAGGAGGCTCCGCTGGGGCTCAGCCTCGCGGTCTCGGTGGGGAGCGTGGTTTTCTCCGTCTACTTCTTGGTGTGGCAAACGTACGTGCTGAAAGCAGACGTCATTCTAAACTCTGTTCTCCTCTGTGCTTACGGGTTTGAGTCGGTACTAAAGGTCTCAGCCATTGCTGCTTTTGTCAGCTAA
- the TMEM80 gene encoding transmembrane protein 80 isoform X2, whose product MLPSRRVKWPFTGSSALWGTVTITSQFLMWLQEAENINELLKSYFSRTSSVLSSLPLQILFYVNGIYYIFYFLVTLAMIVYKSQVFSYPDDFLARDLALLFIMAILEALRLYLGCKGNLTEEEAPLGLSLAVSVGSVVFSVYFLVWQTYVLKADVILNSVLLCAYGFESVLKVSAIAAFVS is encoded by the exons ATGCTTCCGAGCAGACGGGTGAAATGGCCTTTCACAGGCAGTTCTGCTCTCTGGGGAACAGTGACCATAACTTCTCAATTCCTCATGTGGCTGCAAGAGGCTGAGAATATTAATGAGTTACTTAAGAGCTACTTTAGTAG AACTTCATCAGTT CTCTCATCTCTTCCTTTACAGATTCTATTTTAtgtaaatggcatctattacatCTTTTACTTCTTGGTGACTCTTGCAATGATTGTTTATAAAA GTCAAGTTTTCAGTTATCCAGATGACTTCTTGGCTCGTGATCTAGCCCTGCTTTTCATTATGGCCATTCTTGAAGCGCTCCGGTTATACTTGG GCTGCAAGGGTAACCTGACAGAAGAGGAGGCTCCGCTGGGGCTCAGCCTCGCGGTCTCGGTGGGGAGCGTGGTTTTCTCCGTCTACTTCTTGGTGTGGCAAACGTACGTGCTGAAAGCAGACGTCATTCTAAACTCTGTTCTCCTCTGTGCTTACGGGTTTGAGTCGGTACTAAAGGTCTCAGCCATTGCTGCTTTTGTCAGCTAA